From one Streptomyces sp. ICC1 genomic stretch:
- a CDS encoding HNH endonuclease family protein, translating to MGRQTRVSGAVVAAASLLLLAGCSGTGTAPGDDPKPGTATSAPPSSSTAPDDGKPAPGDVLPGLATTAEARTRLAALKVAPPGTMSGYSRDKFTHWAEQGNKCDTREVILQRDGANVTRDSECKAVSGTWKSLYDDVVVTEASKIDIDHMVPLAEGWRSGAAGWDAAKRKAFANDLTHPQLLAVTASSNRSKGDQSPDLWQPPSKASWCQYGRAWTTVKSAYGLTVTEPEKRMLATMLDTCAA from the coding sequence ATGGGACGTCAGACACGCGTGTCCGGAGCGGTGGTGGCGGCCGCGTCGCTGCTGCTCCTCGCCGGATGTTCCGGAACCGGGACGGCCCCCGGTGACGACCCGAAACCCGGCACCGCCACCTCCGCGCCACCCTCCTCGTCCACCGCGCCCGACGACGGGAAGCCCGCCCCCGGGGACGTGCTGCCCGGTTTGGCCACCACGGCCGAGGCCCGAACCCGGCTGGCTGCGCTGAAGGTCGCCCCGCCGGGGACCATGTCCGGTTACAGCCGGGACAAGTTCACGCACTGGGCGGAGCAGGGGAACAAGTGCGACACCCGCGAGGTCATCCTGCAGCGGGACGGCGCGAACGTCACCCGGGACTCCGAGTGCAAGGCCGTGTCCGGGACCTGGAAGAGCCTGTACGACGATGTGGTGGTCACCGAGGCCTCGAAGATCGACATCGACCACATGGTGCCGCTCGCCGAGGGCTGGCGCTCCGGCGCGGCCGGCTGGGACGCCGCGAAGCGCAAGGCCTTCGCGAACGATCTGACACACCCCCAACTGCTCGCGGTGACCGCCTCCTCGAACCGCTCGAAGGGCGATCAGAGCCCCGACCTGTGGCAGCCGCCGTCGAAGGCTTCCTGGTGCCAGTACGGTCGCGCCTGGACGACCGTGAAGTCGGCGTACGGCCTGACCGTCACCGAACCCGAGAAGCGGATGCTCGCCACCATGCTCGACACGTGCGCGGCGTGA